The Methanoplanus sp. FWC-SCC4 genome has a window encoding:
- a CDS encoding ATP-grasp domain-containing protein, producing the protein MNEKVLIAGFATRHVVRSAKNAGYLVYAIDHFCDQDLCRITESHQTFEELAELPSLVESAQKMHNFEAICVTSGAEDLNTEIKITGTPKEIASKFLDKKCIQEFFEEHSIPVPPVALENEYPAMIKPLRGAGGWRNQIVNSMEEELIWRELWPDDLYIKQKVVEGIPCSVSCISNGKCACAISFNEQLLRGGNGERAYGFSGAITPFKHPLKDQIVKTAEKIVSMSGCIGSVGVDFIAGDKEFWAIEINPRFQATMDIVEMSTGINLFKAHINSFNGILPEKMPEPVQYAARRVLFAEKDIKVRDDLKDLFEYISDIPHIGTEIEEGSAILSVYGNGQTREEALMSLDKAIIEIRRYISRW; encoded by the coding sequence TTGAATGAGAAAGTTCTCATAGCCGGTTTTGCAACACGCCATGTTGTCCGTTCAGCAAAAAATGCAGGATATTTAGTATATGCAATAGATCATTTTTGTGATCAGGATCTCTGCCGGATCACTGAATCGCATCAAACATTTGAAGAACTGGCAGAATTGCCATCTCTTGTTGAATCAGCACAAAAAATGCATAATTTTGAGGCGATATGCGTCACATCAGGTGCTGAAGATTTAAACACAGAAATAAAAATTACCGGTACACCTAAAGAGATCGCCTCAAAATTTCTTGACAAAAAATGCATTCAGGAATTTTTTGAAGAACATAGTATTCCTGTCCCTCCTGTTGCATTAGAAAACGAATATCCTGCGATGATAAAGCCTTTAAGAGGCGCGGGAGGATGGAGAAACCAGATTGTAAATTCAATGGAAGAGGAATTAATCTGGAGAGAACTCTGGCCGGATGATCTTTATATTAAGCAAAAAGTTGTTGAAGGAATTCCCTGTAGTGTTTCATGCATATCAAATGGTAAATGCGCATGTGCCATTTCATTTAATGAGCAGCTTCTTCGTGGCGGCAATGGAGAACGTGCCTATGGTTTTTCAGGGGCCATTACACCATTTAAACATCCTCTAAAAGACCAAATCGTTAAAACGGCTGAAAAAATAGTATCAATGAGCGGCTGCATTGGTTCTGTGGGGGTTGATTTTATAGCCGGAGATAAAGAATTCTGGGCAATTGAAATAAATCCGCGTTTCCAGGCGACCATGGATATCGTAGAAATGTCAACCGGAATCAATCTTTTTAAAGCGCACATAAACTCATTCAATGGTATTTTGCCGGAAAAAATGCCGGAACCAGTTCAATATGCTGCAAGAAGAGTTCTTTTTGCAGAAAAAGACATCAAAGTCAGGGATGACCTTAAAGATCTCTTTGAATATATCTCAGATATTCCACATATTGGTACGGAAATTGAAGAGGGAAGTGCAATACTTAGTGTGTATGGTAATGGTCAGACACGGGAAGAAGCACTGATGTCACTGGATAAAGCTATAATAGAAATCCGCAGATATATAAGCAGATGGTAG
- a CDS encoding tRNA (cytidine(56)-2'-O)-methyltransferase, translating into MEDICILRIGHRPERDQRVTTHVGLTARALGAKGMFLASNDGGVKKSIEDVAKRWGGDFFVENNVSWRKCINNWKSDGGIVVHLTMYGLRLTDVEEKIREEGKTKKILVVVGAEKVPGDIYNLADYNVSVTTQPHSEISSLALTLDHIFEGKTMNLDFPDAEMKIVPCEHGKRFEN; encoded by the coding sequence ATGGAAGATATATGTATTTTAAGGATAGGTCATCGTCCGGAACGTGATCAGCGTGTAACAACACATGTGGGCCTGACAGCACGCGCACTGGGCGCAAAAGGTATGTTTCTGGCTTCAAATGATGGAGGAGTAAAAAAATCAATCGAAGATGTGGCAAAACGATGGGGTGGTGATTTTTTTGTTGAAAATAATGTTTCCTGGCGCAAATGCATCAATAACTGGAAATCAGATGGCGGGATAGTTGTTCATCTTACTATGTATGGTCTCCGCCTGACAGATGTAGAAGAAAAAATACGAGAGGAAGGCAAAACCAAAAAAATATTAGTTGTCGTTGGTGCAGAAAAGGTGCCGGGGGATATCTATAATCTTGCCGACTATAACGTCTCAGTTACAACACAGCCACATTCAGAAATATCAAGTCTTGCGCTTACACTGGATCACATTTTTGAAGGTAAAACCATGAATCTGGACTTTCCAGACGCAGAAATGAAAATTGTACCCTGTGAGCATGGTAAGAGGTTTGAAAATTGA
- a CDS encoding MarR family transcriptional regulator, with product MKTEDIDWKIYHMITAKGETEISCLTRECGMEEDIVIDSIKRLEKSCLISIKEENVRVLSLNEMLLKNQIINTVTKNDSPVIIENGIIKENPNYKR from the coding sequence GTGAAAACAGAAGATATCGACTGGAAAATATACCATATGATTACAGCAAAAGGAGAAACTGAGATTTCCTGCCTTACCCGCGAATGCGGCATGGAAGAAGATATAGTTATTGATTCAATAAAACGCCTTGAAAAAAGCTGTCTTATCAGCATTAAAGAAGAAAACGTAAGAGTTCTTTCATTAAATGAGATGCTGTTGAAAAATCAGATAATAAATACTGTAACCAAAAATGACAGCCCTGTAATCATTGAAAACGGAATAATCAAAGAGAATCCAAATTACAAGAGATGA
- a CDS encoding UPF0280 family protein, with translation MIREYFKYKTTITTILADKKEHIETAKNAMINARQEIERTILKDPIFGSSLEPYETDSDSEIIRKMTNAGNLAGTGPMASVAGTIAWEGVSAMKNKGAKFAVIDNGGDIALISDRTVKIGLYAGNSPLSKKMAFLIPPAKEITGICTSSATVGPSISFGIADSVTVFSNNVSLADAWATSICNQIKMPFNDELFNSLENSDIIGVFAVIGKDMIRWGEIPKIAAANVDENLITSG, from the coding sequence ATGATCAGAGAATATTTCAAATACAAAACCACAATCACCACTATTTTAGCTGATAAAAAAGAGCATATAGAAACTGCCAAAAATGCAATGATTAACGCAAGGCAGGAGATTGAAAGAACAATTCTAAAAGATCCTATTTTTGGATCATCTCTTGAACCCTATGAAACGGATTCCGATTCTGAAATCATCAGAAAAATGACTAATGCAGGTAATCTCGCCGGGACGGGACCAATGGCATCAGTTGCAGGAACAATTGCATGGGAGGGTGTCAGTGCCATGAAAAATAAAGGCGCAAAATTTGCTGTTATCGATAACGGTGGGGACATCGCTCTAATATCAGATAGAACAGTAAAAATAGGACTCTATGCGGGCAACTCACCTTTGAGTAAAAAAATGGCATTTCTAATACCCCCTGCAAAAGAAATTACAGGAATATGTACATCTTCTGCAACTGTCGGGCCCTCAATTTCTTTTGGCATCGCGGATTCTGTAACAGTTTTTTCAAACAACGTGTCACTTGCTGATGCCTGGGCCACGTCAATCTGCAATCAGATCAAAATGCCATTTAATGATGAATTGTTTAACTCTCTTGAAAATTCAGATATAATAGGAGTTTTTGCGGTAATAGGAAAAGATATGATTAGATGGGGAGAGATTCCTAAAATAGCCGCTGCAAATGTGGATGAAAACCTGATCACCTCAGGTTGA
- a CDS encoding 4Fe-4S binding protein: protein MKLLVKFSRKKGSEPLIAKAVLETGVLINVERAYIESMAGEVLIDVPDSDAEKVSMNLKESGAGIEVLEDSVIRDEKECIDCGECISICPQEVFYFNEDWSLQMRSEKCVLCGKCTIACPHGALKLLQ from the coding sequence ATGAAACTGCTGGTAAAGTTTTCCAGGAAAAAAGGCTCAGAGCCATTAATTGCAAAGGCTGTCCTTGAAACAGGAGTTTTGATTAATGTTGAGAGAGCTTACATCGAATCAATGGCAGGAGAGGTCTTAATAGACGTTCCGGACAGCGATGCTGAAAAGGTCTCCATGAATCTTAAGGAATCCGGAGCAGGTATAGAAGTTCTTGAAGATTCTGTTATCCGTGATGAAAAGGAATGTATCGATTGTGGGGAGTGCATTAGTATCTGCCCCCAGGAAGTGTTTTATTTTAATGAGGACTGGTCTTTGCAGATGAGATCTGAAAAATGCGTACTCTGCGGAAAATGCACAATAGCATGCCCCCATGGTGCTTTAAAACTACTTCAGTAA
- a CDS encoding homocysteine biosynthesis protein, whose protein sequence is MEKSIEEINLKIRNGNARVVTAEDMPDIVAELGEEGALKEVDVVTTGTFGAMCSSGAFFNFGHADPPIRMERAWLNDVEVYSGIAAVDAYLGATQESEILGNKYGGAHVIEDLISGKSVELRASAKGTDCYPRKTITTELLLEDMNQATMCNPRNAYQRYAAATNSTENVLHTYMGTLLPGFGNLSYSGAGCLSPLINDPKMQMIGSGVPIFLCGAKGMVIGQGTQSSPANLFATLMTTGDLKEMSPDFLRAATFTGYGVSMYLGIGVPIPVTNLDVVRNTSVRDEDIITPVVDYGVPSRNRPTVREITYAELKSGMVELNGEEVRTSSLSSFKKARQVASELKCWIEKGEMELCLPTRKQDISITVKPMKESREAPAVREIMNTNVNFIKDDEDIKTAAKKLLRDETNHLPVLNNEGKVVGIVTTYDISKAVVKDGTDYNVSDIMSKNVVTTTPSEAVDIAAMKLERNNISALPVVDKKGQLAGLLTAIDLGKLFGARWRK, encoded by the coding sequence ATGGAAAAGTCCATTGAAGAGATTAATCTCAAAATACGCAATGGCAATGCAAGAGTTGTTACGGCAGAAGATATGCCTGACATCGTTGCAGAGCTTGGTGAAGAAGGAGCGCTTAAAGAAGTGGATGTTGTAACTACCGGAACTTTTGGCGCTATGTGTTCATCAGGCGCATTTTTTAATTTTGGTCATGCAGATCCTCCAATAAGAATGGAACGGGCCTGGTTAAATGATGTCGAAGTCTATTCAGGTATTGCAGCAGTGGATGCGTATCTTGGAGCAACACAGGAATCTGAAATATTAGGCAATAAATACGGGGGCGCACATGTAATAGAAGATCTGATCTCCGGAAAATCCGTTGAACTCAGGGCTTCAGCAAAAGGAACAGACTGCTATCCAAGAAAAACAATAACAACAGAACTTCTTCTCGAAGATATGAATCAGGCAACAATGTGCAACCCCAGAAACGCCTATCAGAGATATGCTGCCGCAACCAATTCAACTGAAAATGTTTTGCACACATACATGGGAACGCTATTGCCCGGATTTGGAAACTTAAGCTATTCAGGCGCAGGATGCCTGTCACCTTTAATCAATGATCCCAAAATGCAGATGATCGGAAGCGGAGTTCCGATATTCCTTTGCGGTGCAAAAGGAATGGTGATAGGTCAGGGAACACAGTCATCACCGGCAAATCTTTTTGCAACACTTATGACAACAGGAGACTTAAAGGAGATGTCCCCCGACTTCCTGCGGGCTGCGACATTTACCGGTTACGGGGTTTCGATGTATCTTGGAATAGGAGTTCCAATTCCGGTTACAAATCTGGATGTTGTCAGAAATACATCTGTAAGAGATGAGGACATTATTACACCTGTTGTTGATTATGGTGTTCCAAGCAGAAACCGTCCTACAGTACGGGAAATAACCTATGCCGAACTAAAAAGCGGAATGGTTGAGTTAAACGGAGAGGAAGTCAGAACATCGTCACTCTCAAGCTTCAAGAAAGCCCGTCAGGTTGCATCAGAACTTAAATGCTGGATTGAAAAAGGCGAAATGGAACTTTGTCTTCCCACAAGAAAACAGGATATATCTATTACAGTAAAGCCGATGAAAGAATCAAGAGAAGCTCCTGCTGTTCGCGAGATAATGAATACTAATGTTAATTTCATAAAAGATGATGAAGACATTAAAACTGCGGCAAAGAAACTTCTCAGGGATGAAACAAACCACCTGCCTGTCCTGAACAATGAAGGAAAAGTCGTTGGTATCGTTACGACCTATGACATATCAAAAGCAGTCGTCAAAGACGGAACAGATTATAATGTATCGGATATCATGTCCAAAAACGTGGTTACAACTACACCTTCCGAGGCCGTGGATATAGCAGCTATGAAACTTGAGAGAAATAACATAAGTGCATTGCCGGTTGTTGACAAAAAAGGACAACTTGCCGGACTCCTAACAGCAATAGATCTCGGCAAACTCTTTGGTGCGAGGTGGAGAAAATGA
- a CDS encoding Nif3-like dinuclear metal center hexameric protein — protein sequence MHIEDFVRLMEDIAPPDLAEDFDESRIGLVVEGKRDIENVACALDATLNTVSDAVSINADMLVVHHTPIWNPVTRISGIQKEILQKALASDLNIYVMHTNYDHADGGINDSLSALLNLRNCRKMSLGIIGDCSVSLEEISKITGSGLRVYGEIKDLKNLAIVGGSGFDPELINEAKNLGADAFLSSELKHSVILSSSLPLIESTHYALESPGMKMLSEKMGWTFIDDKPAGRLYL from the coding sequence ATGCATATTGAAGATTTTGTCCGTCTGATGGAAGATATTGCCCCCCCTGATTTAGCGGAAGATTTTGATGAGAGCAGAATAGGTCTTGTTGTTGAAGGAAAAAGAGACATAGAAAATGTAGCATGTGCACTGGATGCTACGCTAAACACGGTCTCAGATGCTGTCAGCATTAATGCAGATATGCTCGTCGTCCATCATACTCCTATATGGAATCCCGTTACCCGGATTTCAGGGATTCAAAAAGAAATTTTACAAAAAGCATTGGCCTCTGATCTCAATATCTATGTAATGCATACAAATTACGATCATGCAGACGGGGGAATAAATGATTCACTTTCCGCTCTGTTAAATCTTAGAAACTGCAGGAAAATGAGTCTTGGAATCATTGGCGATTGTTCTGTTTCATTGGAAGAAATATCCAAAATAACCGGAAGCGGTCTGCGTGTTTATGGGGAAATAAAAGATCTTAAAAATCTTGCTATTGTGGGTGGAAGTGGTTTTGACCCTGAACTGATAAATGAAGCAAAAAATCTGGGCGCTGATGCCTTTTTATCTTCAGAATTAAAGCACAGTGTAATTTTGTCGTCATCTCTGCCCCTGATTGAATCAACTCATTATGCACTTGAATCGCCAGGAATGAAAATGCTGTCCGAAAAAATGGGATGGACATTTATTGATGATAAACCGGCAGGCCGGCTATATTTATAA
- a CDS encoding SWIM zinc finger family protein, translating to MDDLWKKLNISGRLTPALRSEIIDIYGKKGEKALYAVENKKIYKYLDFYVVAGKTGEYVVENNFCTCYDFSYRQVECWHILAVKIAKLTGFFIKIPKWYQDRWAAGSTDE from the coding sequence ATGGACGATCTCTGGAAAAAACTGAATATCTCCGGCAGGCTGACTCCTGCATTAAGAAGCGAGATTATAGACATATATGGAAAAAAAGGGGAAAAAGCCCTGTATGCTGTTGAAAATAAAAAAATATACAAATATCTTGATTTTTATGTGGTGGCAGGAAAAACCGGTGAATATGTAGTAGAAAATAATTTTTGCACATGCTATGATTTTTCTTACCGGCAGGTTGAATGCTGGCACATTCTTGCAGTAAAAATTGCAAAATTAACTGGTTTTTTTATCAAAATTCCAAAATGGTATCAGGACAGATGGGCTGCCGGAAGTACTGATGAATAA